A section of the Sphaerobacter thermophilus DSM 20745 genome encodes:
- a CDS encoding carbamoyltransferase family protein: MYTLGINAVYHDSAASLVADGRVVAAAEEERFTRIKHGKRPVPFSTWELPFHAIDYCLRQAGIDQAEVDHVAYSFDPALLLGRHRGAATITLPLEPSAHPLPEEWEAAWDPLFLAHIVNAPRHLAGGVPHHLRARFHGAARNGPFRWHWVEHHLAHAVSAFFPSPFPRAAVMTLDGRGERATTTYAVGEGTHLERIGQVDFPHSLGLLYEKVTEHLGFLHSADEYKVMALASFGEPRYLDRFHDAVRLQGDGGYTVEPLCLEEWFGPARRRGEPLEQRHCDLARSLQVVLEETVLALARWLHEATGADDLCLAGGVALNCVLNARLRDDGPFRHIWVQPAAGDAGTALGAALWVDARERGAVERSWRMEHAFLGPEFGDDEIAAFLDGAKLPYRRMDDVAGEVADLLADGKIVGWFQGRMEFGPRALGARSILASPLDPEMQTRLNAIKDREDFRPVAPVVLAEEAATWFRDAAESPFMLFVHEVRPEQANRIPAVRHVDGTARIQTIVRAQHPRYYDLLRAFQARTGVPVLVNTSFNTRGEPIVCTPRDAFECFWASPLDALAIGPFLLEKPER, encoded by the coding sequence ATGTACACGCTCGGCATCAACGCCGTCTACCACGACTCGGCTGCCAGCCTGGTCGCGGACGGCCGGGTGGTTGCCGCCGCGGAGGAGGAGCGCTTCACCCGGATCAAGCACGGCAAGCGTCCGGTCCCGTTCTCCACCTGGGAACTGCCCTTCCACGCCATCGACTACTGCCTGCGCCAAGCCGGGATCGACCAGGCCGAGGTAGACCACGTCGCCTACTCGTTCGACCCGGCGCTCTTGTTGGGGCGACACCGGGGTGCCGCGACGATTACCCTGCCGCTGGAGCCGTCGGCCCACCCGCTGCCGGAGGAGTGGGAGGCCGCCTGGGATCCGCTCTTCCTGGCGCACATCGTCAACGCCCCGCGGCACCTCGCCGGTGGTGTGCCCCACCACCTGCGGGCACGCTTCCACGGCGCCGCGCGCAACGGGCCGTTCCGCTGGCACTGGGTCGAGCACCACCTGGCCCACGCGGTCAGCGCCTTCTTCCCGTCGCCCTTCCCACGCGCCGCGGTCATGACGCTCGACGGCCGCGGCGAGCGCGCTACGACCACGTACGCCGTCGGCGAGGGGACCCACCTGGAGCGCATCGGGCAGGTGGACTTCCCCCACTCGCTCGGGCTCCTCTACGAGAAGGTCACGGAGCACCTCGGCTTCCTCCACTCCGCGGACGAATATAAGGTGATGGCGCTGGCCTCCTTCGGCGAGCCGCGCTATCTAGACCGATTCCACGATGCCGTGCGCCTCCAGGGGGACGGCGGCTACACCGTCGAGCCGCTCTGCCTGGAGGAGTGGTTTGGCCCGGCCCGGCGCCGCGGCGAGCCGCTGGAGCAGCGCCACTGCGACCTGGCCCGCTCGCTCCAGGTGGTGCTGGAGGAGACAGTGCTGGCGCTCGCCCGGTGGCTGCACGAGGCCACCGGCGCCGACGACCTCTGCCTGGCCGGGGGCGTGGCGCTCAACTGCGTCCTGAACGCCCGCCTGCGTGATGACGGGCCCTTCCGCCACATCTGGGTACAACCGGCGGCGGGGGACGCCGGGACGGCGCTCGGCGCCGCGCTCTGGGTCGACGCCCGAGAGCGGGGCGCGGTCGAGCGATCATGGCGGATGGAGCACGCCTTCCTCGGCCCCGAGTTCGGCGACGACGAGATCGCGGCCTTCCTGGATGGAGCAAAGCTACCGTACCGCCGGATGGACGATGTCGCCGGTGAGGTGGCGGACCTCCTGGCGGACGGCAAGATCGTCGGCTGGTTCCAGGGGCGGATGGAGTTCGGCCCGCGCGCGCTGGGTGCTCGCTCGATCCTGGCCTCGCCGCTCGACCCCGAGATGCAGACCCGGCTGAACGCGATCAAGGATCGGGAGGATTTCCGGCCGGTCGCACCGGTGGTGCTTGCGGAGGAAGCGGCCACCTGGTTCCGCGACGCCGCGGAGTCCCCCTTCATGCTTTTCGTCCATGAGGTGCGTCCGGAACAGGCGAACCGCATCCCGGCGGTGCGGCACGTGGACGGCACGGCCCGCATCCAGACCATCGTGCGAGCGCAGCACCCGCGCTACTACGACCTGCTACGGGCCTTCCAGGCGCGCACGGGCGTACCGGTGCTGGTCAACACCTCGTTCAACACGCGGGGCGAGCCGATCGTCTGCACGCCGCGCGACGCCTTCGAGTGCTTCTGGGCTTCGCCGCTCGACGCGCTGGCGATCGGCCCGTTCCTGCTGGAAAAGCCGGAGCGATGA
- a CDS encoding IS982 family transposase → MDVDTFLITVYVLVDTFCQTHLPPEPHRPGPAPALSRSEVLTLAIFGQWMRFSSEQDFYRYAERHLRPYFPTLPHRSQYNRLLRRHQVALAQFALYLADQLGRGPVAVDVLDVAPAPVRNAKRRGRGWLAGEANIGFSLRLGWFAGFRVLTAVSLEGAITGWGVAPASTNERSLAETLIACRAHPDPRLPSVGTPVATYLADSGFAGEDYKAHLAATYGVTLVATPQRGSRRRWPKAVRRWVARHRQIVETVVGRLLHTFGLARERPHTLAGFQARLAAKVALHNLCCWLNRQQGRPLLAVANLITW, encoded by the coding sequence ATGGATGTGGACACCTTCCTGATTACAGTCTATGTCCTGGTCGACACCTTCTGCCAGACCCACCTGCCCCCGGAGCCCCACCGCCCCGGCCCCGCGCCGGCCCTGAGCCGCAGCGAGGTCTTGACCCTGGCCATCTTCGGGCAGTGGATGAGGTTCTCCAGTGAGCAGGACTTCTACCGCTACGCCGAGCGCCACCTGCGCCCCTACTTCCCGACCCTGCCCCACCGCAGCCAATACAACCGGCTGCTGCGGCGGCATCAGGTCGCCCTGGCCCAGTTCGCCCTCTACCTGGCAGACCAACTTGGCCGGGGGCCAGTGGCGGTGGATGTGCTCGATGTGGCGCCGGCTCCGGTGCGCAACGCCAAGCGCCGCGGGCGGGGCTGGCTGGCGGGCGAGGCCAACATCGGCTTCAGCTTGCGCCTGGGCTGGTTTGCCGGCTTCCGCGTGCTGACCGCCGTCAGCCTGGAGGGGGCGATCACCGGCTGGGGCGTGGCCCCGGCCAGCACCAATGAGCGGTCCCTCGCCGAGACCCTGATTGCCTGTCGGGCCCACCCCGATCCCCGCCTGCCCAGTGTCGGCACGCCGGTGGCGACCTATCTGGCCGACAGTGGCTTTGCCGGCGAGGACTACAAGGCGCACCTGGCGGCCACCTATGGCGTGACGCTGGTGGCCACCCCGCAGCGGGGCAGTCGGCGGCGCTGGCCCAAGGCGGTCCGCCGCTGGGTGGCCCGCCATCGCCAGATCGTGGAGACGGTCGTTGGACGACTGCTGCACACCTTCGGGCTGGCACGCGAGCGCCCGCACACCCTGGCGGGCTTCCAGGCGCGACTGGCGGCCAAGGTGGCGCTGCACAACCTCTGTTGCTGGCTGAATCGGCAGCAGGGGCGGCCGCTGCTGGCCGTGGCGAACCTGATCACCTGGTAG